A single Ketogulonicigenium vulgare WSH-001 DNA region contains:
- the rsmD gene encoding 16S rRNA (guanine(966)-N(2))-methyltransferase RsmD: MRIIAGRHRGLHLAEVGRGDPAAHLRPTTDRVRESLFNLLAGGRFGDPIGGATVLDLFAGTGALGLEALSRGAAHVTLVDSGRVAQRLIRDNITRMGRASDTRLLAVDTGALPPNSGAAADLVFLDPPYGAGLGTSALLAARKGGWIAEGALIVAEESGPFPPPTGFTLLESRRYGDTHITLLRADAPPRPAD, translated from the coding sequence GTGAGGATTATCGCCGGTCGCCATCGCGGGCTGCATCTGGCCGAGGTCGGCCGCGGCGACCCCGCCGCGCATCTGCGCCCGACCACCGACCGCGTGCGCGAGTCGCTGTTCAACCTGCTGGCGGGCGGGCGTTTTGGCGATCCGATAGGCGGGGCCACCGTGCTGGACCTGTTTGCAGGCACCGGCGCGCTGGGGTTAGAGGCGCTGTCGCGCGGCGCGGCCCATGTGACGCTGGTCGATAGTGGCCGCGTCGCGCAGCGCCTGATCCGCGACAATATCACCCGCATGGGCCGCGCCTCAGATACGCGCCTGCTGGCGGTGGACACCGGCGCCCTGCCCCCCAATTCCGGCGCGGCGGCGGATCTGGTGTTCCTCGATCCGCCCTATGGCGCGGGGCTGGGCACATCGGCACTGCTGGCGGCCCGCAAGGGGGGCTGGATCGCCGAAGGGGCGCTGATCGTGGCCGAGGAAAGCGGGCCTTTCCCGCCGCCTACCGGTTTCACCCTGTTGGAAAGCCGCCGCTACGGCGACACGCATATCACCCTGCTGCGGGCAGACGCACCGCCTCGACCCGCCGATTAA
- the map gene encoding type I methionyl aminopeptidase produces MDERRGRLTREGIRIHELADFAGMAEAGRVVAQILDDITPHVQPGVTTGALDKLILEMVEAHGATSATIGYNGYQHASCISLNHVVCHGIPGDKVLKDGDIMNIDVTVIVDGWYGDSSRMYVAGSLSRKAQRLIDVTHEALMVGLAQAKPGNTYGDIGHAIQTYVEAQRMSVVRDFCGHGLGRVFHAPPNVLHYGRAGSGPVLEEGMFFTIEPMVNLGKHETKVLADGWTAVTRDKSLSAQFEHSIGITADGHEVFTASPGGIFYPTQDLAK; encoded by the coding sequence GTGGACGAACGCAGAGGAAGACTGACGCGCGAAGGGATTCGCATTCATGAGCTGGCCGATTTCGCCGGCATGGCCGAGGCTGGCCGCGTCGTCGCCCAGATTCTGGACGATATCACCCCGCATGTGCAGCCCGGCGTCACAACCGGCGCGCTGGATAAGCTGATCCTCGAGATGGTTGAGGCGCATGGCGCGACATCGGCCACGATCGGCTATAACGGCTATCAGCATGCGTCGTGTATTTCGCTGAACCATGTGGTCTGCCACGGCATTCCCGGCGACAAGGTGCTGAAAGACGGCGATATCATGAATATCGACGTCACGGTCATCGTCGATGGCTGGTATGGCGATTCCAGCCGCATGTATGTGGCGGGCAGCCTTTCACGCAAAGCCCAACGTCTGATCGATGTCACGCATGAGGCGTTGATGGTCGGCCTTGCACAGGCCAAACCCGGCAATACCTATGGCGATATCGGCCATGCGATCCAGACCTATGTCGAGGCGCAGCGTATGTCGGTTGTGCGCGATTTCTGCGGCCACGGCCTGGGCCGCGTGTTCCACGCCCCGCCAAACGTGCTGCATTATGGCCGCGCGGGCTCTGGCCCCGTGCTGGAGGAAGGCATGTTCTTTACCATCGAGCCGATGGTGAACCTGGGCAAACACGAGACCAAGGTTCTGGCAGATGGCTGGACGGCGGTGACGCGCGATAAATCCCTGTCGGCGCAGTTCGAACACTCGATTGGCATTACCGCAGACGGGCACGAGGTCTTTACCGCATCCCCTGGCGGGATTTTCTATCCCACCCAAGATCTGGCAAAATAA
- a CDS encoding competence/damage-inducible protein A produces MANPTAAILLIGDELLSGRTRDSNMFFLAQELTRLGIDLKLAMMIPDEAQTITDTVRDVSGRFDHVFTSGGIGPTHDDITADAVAAAFDTPIGVRDDARALLEASYTPRGIELNESRLRMARIPDGAALIDNPVSAAPGFSIGNVHVMAGVPRVFEAMCHALLPGLASGRPVLSQTWTVMRGEGEIAARLGEIAADFPDLAIGSYPFSKDSVYGTNIVVRGVDGPQVEAALVILAEAFPA; encoded by the coding sequence ATGGCCAATCCGACAGCTGCAATTCTACTGATCGGCGATGAGCTGCTGTCCGGCCGCACGCGCGACAGTAATATGTTCTTTCTGGCGCAAGAGCTGACGCGCCTTGGGATTGACCTGAAACTGGCGATGATGATCCCGGACGAGGCGCAGACGATCACAGACACGGTGCGCGATGTATCGGGGCGGTTCGATCATGTCTTCACCTCGGGTGGGATCGGGCCGACGCATGACGATATCACTGCCGATGCCGTCGCCGCCGCGTTTGACACGCCCATCGGTGTGCGCGACGACGCCCGTGCCTTGCTAGAGGCCAGTTATACCCCGCGCGGCATCGAGCTGAACGAATCGCGCCTGCGCATGGCCCGTATTCCCGATGGCGCGGCGCTGATCGACAATCCTGTCAGCGCAGCTCCCGGCTTTTCCATCGGCAATGTCCATGTGATGGCTGGCGTGCCCCGCGTGTTCGAGGCGATGTGCCACGCGCTGCTGCCGGGGCTGGCCTCTGGCCGTCCGGTGCTGTCACAGACCTGGACCGTCATGCGCGGCGAGGGCGAGATTGCCGCCCGTCTGGGCGAGATCGCGGCGGATTTCCCTGACCTTGCCATCGGCTCTTACCCCTTCTCGAAAGACAGCGTCTACGGCACCAATATCGTTGTGCGCGGCGTCGACGGCCCGCAGGTCGAGGCGGCGCTGGTTATCCTGGCCGAGGCCTTTCCCGCATGA
- a CDS encoding GNAT family N-acetyltransferase, translating to MSLIDRMEPSWPPVARFTHGPFVLRQGLGGGSRVSAISLADPNVPADQIQRALPDVEAAARTLGQPPLFLLTDDDAADMALANILRARGYALSDEVFAFEGPLATAALAAGLKVHSGWPAGADALAVWNNDGRVGAARMAVMARARGEKAVISLCDATGPVGALFAAIHDGAAVLHAIEVIPAARGRGYGHALMIAASNWARAHRADRLMLVVTKQNLPAVTLYLRHGLQVIGGYYYLKSA from the coding sequence ATGAGTCTGATCGACCGGATGGAGCCAAGCTGGCCGCCAGTTGCCCGTTTTACACATGGCCCCTTCGTGTTGCGGCAGGGTCTGGGCGGCGGCAGCCGCGTGAGTGCCATCTCGCTCGCCGATCCGAATGTCCCAGCCGATCAGATCCAACGCGCCTTGCCGGATGTCGAGGCAGCCGCCCGCACGCTGGGCCAGCCGCCGCTGTTTCTGCTGACCGATGATGACGCTGCTGATATGGCGCTGGCAAATATCCTGCGCGCGCGCGGCTATGCCCTGTCTGACGAAGTCTTTGCCTTCGAAGGCCCGCTTGCCACCGCTGCATTGGCTGCGGGGCTAAAGGTGCATTCCGGCTGGCCGGCAGGTGCGGATGCTTTGGCGGTCTGGAACAATGACGGCCGCGTCGGCGCGGCGCGTATGGCGGTGATGGCGCGTGCGCGCGGCGAGAAGGCCGTGATCTCGCTGTGTGATGCGACGGGCCCGGTCGGGGCGCTGTTCGCTGCGATCCATGATGGCGCGGCGGTGCTCCACGCGATCGAGGTGATCCCCGCCGCCCGCGGGCGTGGTTACGGCCATGCGCTGATGATCGCGGCCAGTAACTGGGCGCGGGCGCATCGTGCAGATCGCCTGATGCTGGTCGTGACCAAACAGAACCTACCGGCTGTCACGCTGTATCTGCGGCACGGCTTGCAGGTGATCGGCGGCTATTACTATCTGAAATCCGCATGA
- a CDS encoding DUF6478 family protein translates to MSEFLNNLSGRIARRYWSQAATRAADTSTSPAKVKQIADEAGRLRHDLDAIERAAAARLNFAAAPDNGIEQPVSSDWAWRPELWTAPLRPAVLIGPESGTALGQHMKLFHDGNAGQALVRQSRNTRAGLASYRFEIETFRFDASYVSLVLTLPEAPVTGLKLRHLIALNLNYMTEGGLVGFARLNVKHGPNVETILRELPPGDYDTSVEFDMAYTKLNEKRVEAMWLDLIFEKPTLNRIVINDLTMARFPRAEM, encoded by the coding sequence ATGTCTGAATTTTTGAACAATCTGTCGGGCCGCATTGCACGGCGCTATTGGTCGCAAGCCGCCACGCGCGCGGCTGATACCAGCACATCCCCCGCAAAGGTGAAACAAATCGCTGACGAAGCGGGCCGGTTGCGCCACGATCTTGATGCGATTGAGCGCGCTGCAGCGGCCCGACTGAATTTTGCGGCTGCGCCCGATAATGGTATAGAACAGCCGGTCAGCAGCGATTGGGCATGGCGGCCCGAATTGTGGACGGCACCCTTGCGCCCAGCCGTTTTAATTGGCCCAGAAAGCGGCACCGCTTTGGGGCAGCATATGAAGTTGTTCCACGACGGCAATGCCGGTCAGGCGCTAGTGCGTCAGTCGCGTAATACGCGCGCGGGGCTGGCATCCTATCGCTTTGAAATCGAGACGTTCCGATTTGACGCAAGTTATGTCAGCCTGGTGCTGACGCTGCCAGAGGCGCCTGTGACCGGGTTGAAGTTACGCCATCTGATCGCGCTGAACCTTAACTATATGACCGAAGGCGGGCTGGTGGGTTTCGCGCGGTTGAACGTGAAACACGGCCCCAATGTCGAAACGATTCTGCGCGAACTGCCGCCGGGCGATTATGATACCAGCGTCGAATTCGACATGGCCTATACCAAGTTGAATGAAAAACGGGTCGAAGCGATGTGGCTGGACCTGATCTTTGAAAAACCGACGTTAAACCGCATTGTGATTAATGATTTGACGATGGCGCGTTTCCCGCGCGCAGAGATGTAG
- a CDS encoding OmpA family protein, translated as MIRAALALVFGLCASVAMAFELPLSPSAVETYDVAEAARSYALPTGPFADGALPTRTIDGAVQRRAWRIADPNPNTLPLMQQIRANLQAEGYDILFDCAASACGGFDFRAGAEVIAAPAMFVDLGDFRFLAAQRDGAALSVLISKSVAALHVQLIEATAGAAPMPIAPIAEALPSWAMTLEVEGHAVIDGLAFETGSAAPLPGADVALGALADWLRADPARRVLIVGHTDASGSLAANMTISQARAEAVAQRLRSEFAVPAAQLQAAGAGYMAPRAPNDDEAGRALNRRVEAVRLPAAG; from the coding sequence ATGATACGGGCGGCTTTGGCCTTGGTGTTCGGGCTATGCGCTTCGGTCGCGATGGCGTTCGAATTGCCGCTGTCCCCCAGCGCGGTCGAAACCTATGATGTTGCCGAGGCGGCGCGCAGCTATGCGCTGCCAACCGGCCCTTTCGCAGATGGCGCGCTGCCGACCCGCACTATTGACGGCGCAGTGCAGCGACGCGCGTGGCGGATTGCCGATCCCAATCCCAATACTCTGCCCTTGATGCAGCAAATCCGCGCGAATCTACAGGCCGAAGGCTACGATATCCTGTTCGATTGCGCGGCAAGCGCCTGTGGCGGCTTTGATTTTCGCGCAGGTGCCGAGGTGATCGCCGCCCCCGCGATGTTCGTGGATTTGGGGGATTTCCGCTTTCTCGCGGCGCAGCGTGATGGCGCGGCGCTGTCGGTGCTGATCAGCAAAAGTGTCGCCGCGCTGCATGTGCAACTGATCGAGGCAACCGCAGGAGCCGCGCCGATGCCCATCGCCCCCATCGCAGAAGCGCTGCCGTCTTGGGCGATGACGCTCGAGGTCGAGGGACATGCGGTCATTGATGGCCTGGCGTTCGAGACGGGCAGCGCAGCCCCATTGCCCGGCGCGGATGTGGCGCTGGGGGCGCTGGCGGATTGGTTGCGCGCAGATCCCGCGCGTCGGGTGTTGATCGTCGGACACACCGATGCCAGCGGGAGCTTGGCTGCGAATATGACCATTTCGCAGGCGCGGGCCGAGGCCGTCGCTCAGCGGCTGCGCAGCGAATTCGCCGTGCCCGCCGCGCAATTGCAAGCGGCAGGTGCGGGTTACATGGCCCCGCGCGCGCCCAATGACGATGAGGCGGGCCGCGCCCTTAATCGGCGGGTCGAGGCGGTGCGTCTGCCCGCAGCAGGGTGA